The genomic region TTAATAACCTGGGAGTCCCCCAAAATATGAGAATTGAGCAATTTCGTGGGCACCCTATATTTTCTCGGTGGGAGTAATGAAGAATCTCACGACGATCTACCAACAGAACTCCTGTCATGTATTTGACCAAGTTCAAGTCCATTGCAGACGGCATACAGTATCTCTTACCACTTCTCCTTGTCAGTCAACACATTTCCTTCTTCCCATTTCTGCTTAATGTAATTATGTTACTGTTCTCTTGCCTAGATGACCTGATACCCTTTTACAAATTTGTCCTGCAACACTCCAGGTTCTTGACTTTCCATGTTCTCTTGCAGGTTTTGGTTGAAATAGTGCCTGACCTGACAAATATCTATAGAAGTCATCTTTTTCTAACCCGTGTTTATTTCTCAAAGATTCAAAATTCTAGAATGCCCCCTTGTGGACAAATAAGTGATATGTGGTCAAACTTTTAGAAATCCATACTTTGGTGGTGTAAATTCCACATCAGAAGCACAGCACCTCAGAATCCTCAGTTTCACCCAATCGACATATTTTCCCCACTTCCTGCCATATTTTTAGAAGAAAGTCATCAGCAATTTCCATTTCCCTCAGTAGTGTGTTGTCTTCCATTAGAGCAGCTATTGGTGTTCCTCTTACCAAATCACCTTTTACTTCTTTCCAACCCACATTATAAATTGGTGAACACGAGCAAATTAAAGGTTAAGATGGGCAGCATAATAGTATTCTTGCATACATGGGAGTCCCATCCctttattttacttaattacAACATTTTATAATATAAAGACGGCCCTATGTCCTTGCCATAAATATCTTGATATTAATCTGTCCCACTCGATAAATTGTTTAAGTGGTATTTTCACCGGCAGATATGAAGAAAGATACGGAATacataattaaaagaaaaagtactcaTGGTCAATAATGAAAGGTTTTTGTGTACCTGTATGTGGAGTGAGTTTAGAACAGACTGAAAACtgactagttaaaaaaaaatacctaaaaaaTGTCTTGAAACACCGCTGTGCTCTAATCGTTTGGAACAGTGCATTTGACCaaaaatgatgtttttattttggaaaaaaaaaatactgtcatAACTGGCAGGTTTGTAAACATTCAAACTCTTCTCTAACAAATGATAACTTGAAAATTATCCTAAGTTCCATTTGCATAGACTATGGaaatgatataaaaatataattttcataATAATTTGGATGTTAGGCTTCCACGCCAACAACAAGGCTCGTAGCGTTGTCCTAAGTAGCCTTGCGCATCAACTGATGAGGTCAAAGGACAAACGGAACTATTTCACCATGCTTCAGCACCTTTGCCATTCCTAAGCTTTTGTGTGTGATAGGCACAAAGCCATCAACCGTGTGAGTGCAGCCAAGAGTACCAGTTGAAGTAGCACACTTCAGATCTCAGAACATTAAATATGAGGATTTATGGACGTTACCTGAAAAGTGCCACGAGCGCGCTCCACAGAGGAACAAAGAAAGCCTCCTCAATTCTGCGGAGTAACAAGTCCTTATGGTTGGCAGTGTTAAGACACTCACAGGAGAGCAAACCTAATGATAGTAGTTGATCTGaaagacaaaatatatatttttgacagtgaaTCAATTTGTATGCATGCATGCAGAGATGTCAGTCCCTCACCAATGGCTCTATGAATGTCTTTGACAATGGCCTTTAGATGTTGTTTTAGCGTGCTCATCTTCAGCTCCGGCAAGTACTCCTCATCCGGCCCCTGCTGAGTTGGGCTACCACTGCTTAGCTCCAAATTACGGCAAGAGTCTTCAGTGCTGCTTGGGAGTGGGGCCCAGTCCGCCTTGGTAAGGAAGTGCTCTAAATCTTCTAATGAGTTCTCACGGTCCACCGTCAAATGTGGATGAAGCTCCATCCCCCCACTGTCATCCGAGTTTAGTTCAGTGTCATGGGAGGGGGAAGGCAAAAGTGAGGAGTCGCTTGTGAAGCTCTGGTTGAGAATGTTATGACCTGCAGTCCAGACTGGCTTCCTCTCGGCCTCTGTATGGTTTGGAAAGAAAATTGTATTAACAAATTGAAACATCTTCAGAATAATATGTACTTAAGAAAATGACACAATTCCAAAGATGCAAAcggccttgctcaagggcaccaaTACGGTGCACAGAAGGCAGACTGTCATCACACCACCAAGTAGatagagttgttaaaaaaagtcacacaatcCTGTGGATAAATAAATGCCCATGTATCTACCATAAACCCTACCTGGATGTGGCAGATTGTGAGCACTGCTGGATTTTTTCAGTGGGAGCACATGACTTGTTGGCAATCCTTTACTGACAATAGGATACAGTCTATTGTAAATCCGATATTGGTGTTTCTTCAGCAGCTTCGCCACTGGGTGGTCAGAACGGCTGCAGGCACAGTGGACAAATTAATCTGTtacagaaatggcattttcctGTCATTTGATCAACAACAGTAAATACACACTCCACTGAATCTCCCTTTGAAAATCAGTTAATTTTATTAACATGAGTATTggaattagacttagacttgactttatttttggcagtttttaaTCATTCAAAATTCTTTTGAATCGTCGATTGTCGATGAGCACTCTGATTGGCTTTAAAATATTGCTTAAGGTTGAAAACTATTTGTGTTTGCAAAATGCTTCCTTATGTACCGGTAGTTGAATAGCTCTACACTACAGAATGTCTCTCAGCTGGCGTGGGAACACTACAGATTGGGAGGACACTGCTTCTCCCAAAACCCAAACATATTTAAAGGTGGACAAGATTTATGACAGTCCTCCAGATTGTGACTGTTTAAACTTGCTActctgtaaaataatgacaaatagCACAAAGTCACCAATGCGTTCTTGGCAGTCCATTACCTAAGAAGATAGGAAATGAAGTCAGACACCAAAGTGATATCATCAGGATTCTTCTTCATGTTGGCTTTCCATTGTTTGGGCCAGTCCTGATGAAGAAAGCAAAGGTTAACAAGTATAAAATAGTGTTCTACTGAAAAACAACCTAAAAGTAACAGCCTTAGTAAATGTGAtcattaaattttttatttattttattttaattttgataaGTTACTCTTTAATTGCAACCACTTTCAAACTTACATGGTCGTGCTCATACTCCAAAACATTGGTATAAAGAATACGTTGCTCCTGTTCCTCTGGTGTCATTGCTCCAGAGGCTGCGAATCTCCTAGCATAAACATACAGCACTTTCAATTCAATTGAAAGTTTCTTCAATAATCTAGACAAATAGCAAAGCAAACAAAGTCCAAGAGTTCTGTAATGTTCTAGTTCTATCATTATCTCCAcataacaaataaatgtaaaacttttttttttttttttttttttttaataaagcttaAAAGTCAAACACTCATTTGTGGCACATCCAATGCGGTCTGAACTCTGACATCGGTTGGACAGGGACTAAACCGTCAATATTAGGGGTTCGGTACCCCATACTCCTGAAGCACCctccacagaactccccgaggggcACAGTCAAACGCCTTCTCcaagtccacaaaacacatgtagacTGGTGGGGCAAATTCCTGTGCACCCTCGAGGATACTGGACGAAAACCgtactgctcctcctgaatctgaGAATCGACTTCCCAACAGATCCTGCTATATTTGGAAAACACTCTCCAGTTCCCTTCTCATAATGGGGGACCACCCGATCTGCCAGTCCAGAGGCACTGAACCCAATGTCcatgcgatgttgtagaggtaTGTCAACTACAACTGCCCCACAACATTCAGAGACTTTAGAAACTCGGGGTAGAACTCATCCACCCCCAGGTCCTTGCCACAAGAAGGTATCTTTGAAGAACCACCTTATTGACTTCAACCCCAGATATAGCAGAGCCCACCTCAAAATTCTCAGAATATACAAAAAAggaaaccatttttatttttcagaaagCTATTTTGAGCCATGTTGCATGGTTATGGTTATGGTTATGGTTATGTAAACTTTCACAAACATATACCCTACGAATGGCTGGCGATCAGTCCATGTCGTACCccgcctctcgcccaaagtcagctgggttaAGCGCTTATTGACGACAAACTACACATAAAAACACACATCTGTCTAACCTATGCACAGGATGATACTTACAAGACAGCAAGATTAAACACGCAAAAGATAGAGGGGCCACCGCTGGAAGCACAAAGTTTTCTTGTATGACACAAACGAAATAATCCAGATATTAAAAAGTACCTTCCAGTCACCCATTTTCTTTGCCTTTTTACCTCCTCGGGTCACGAGTGAGCTGGCGCCGATCCCAGATGACATAAATGTAATTCTCCtatgttttcaatgttttaacCTAATTCAATGCACCGGTATACATACTGCATAAAGAGTACCTGTTGGCCTCTTCCTCCAAACGTATTCTTCTTTCCTCCATCTTCCGCTCGACCTGGTATTGGAACAAGCATGAAGGAAATATCCTATCATCATCTCTACATGCCTCTAAACGTTTCCAAGAAATACTAAAACATATgcctaagaaaaataaaatcggAAAAACTACAAGCTTTGTAGCAGTCTCTTAATTTTTTTGGTATGGATTAAAAGAACCACTGATCAAGAGCATCCTTATGTGAGCTTGACTCCAACTAAACATAGGTAATAGGCAAGCATGGCAGCAGTCAAAATGTAGCCCACTAATTATAGCACATAAAAAAGGTGCATCTGAAAAACTTGAAGGATACTGCTTGTTGTCTTGCTTTCGCTATGACAATGTTCTCCATCATCTGACGTTGGAGAGACAGTGTCTGCACAAGAAAATAGAGAATAATCTTCAATGATGGCTGGCATTTGTAAAATATGGTCCCAAAtccattgatccatccatccatccatccatccattttctatgccGCATTTTTCCTCACTGGTGTCGCAGGTTTGCAGGAGACCTTCACACCTGACTTGGAGCAAGAGGTGTGGCACACCTATGATCATTTTGGTTTAAGTAATTATCAATCATTCACAACTGCCAGAAATGGAAACTAATAAACTGTTATTAATTAGGTTTAATTGTTGACTTTGTTTAAATTTTCTCCATTAAGATTAGAATTTCCAatgatattttaatttatttttcacaaagtCTGAGATGCCAGGCAATATAATGCTTCAGTCACACTACTAGGTTGAGGTTGAGGTTCAGGTTGAATTGGGTTACCATGTTTACTATGGACAACTATGTTTCTCATCCCCAATGTGACTGCCGTGGCAAATCTGCATTTTGTTTGACTGAAACGAGGCTGCCGTGACTGTCGGGTAATGTAACTTTAGCTGAGTATTATTCCCCAATTCAGACTCTCTCCAAcgtgcacacacatgcacgcacacacacaaagacttACTAAAGATGTCTTCTGATAAGCCTGCCCTGGTGTAAGTCTTGCCAGACGTGCCTCATAATtggcttttaatttttgattCAGTCTTGAGGCTTCTTCAATGGGCGTCAATTCCCTGGAGTGTGCACACAGACACAAGCAAAATTTGAATCTTGACATATGTACAGTGAAATATAAAGTCTACACAACCCTATTCAAATGCCAGtgttttgtaattaaaaaataaaaaaataaaaaaagacgaagACCTATAAGAGACACAACTCAAATCAAACACTTTCTGTAGCAACTTGTATCTTTttggggattaaaaaaaaaaaaaaaaaaagtgatacagTAAGATACTGTATGGTTCAATAAGCAGGGGTGAGTGgccaattgacattttttttttttgcgatggtCAGGCCCAAGTCATGTTCCTAAGCATCGCACAGTGTGCAGTAGCCTAGACATGACCAGCAGGCCATACGTACTTTTCTTTTGTATCCTGTAACTCCACCCTTTGTAATCTCTGGAAGAGGTCAGGAGGCATGAAAGGGGAGGGCTCGTTATCATCGTCCTGGTGTTGACTGGAACTGGGTTCTTGAGGCCCAATGTCAACAGGAGGCCCAGAAGTAGTTGTGATAGACATTGGGGGGAGAAATCACATTCATTAAACTCATAatcattgcattaaaaaaatgttttactttgactaaatacatttttgttgtgaTGGCAAGTGTACCGATGAGATTAGCTGATTAGAGGGGAAATACTGTATTAACCTGTAGTTGTGACTGGTAGGTCAGTGGTCTGATGAGAGTCAGATTGGCTTGATGAAACATAAGAAGCGCAGGCTAAGCCAGAAGAGTCAACGGCCTTCCTTAAAAAGGACTTGGCTCGTTCCAGACACTGCTCAGCCAGTGTCAACATGCGTTCCATCTCCGTTGTAACTATTTGCTTCTCATCTGAGGCTAACCAGTGAAAAGAGAAAGGAGACAAAGAGTAGATAGAAGATGGAGTAGATGTATGGAGTTAAATTGgggccaaaagttttgtacttaaaAACTCTTGAAAACTTAACTCCATATAGATGGagtattttattactttaaatgaaTGTTTTCCCAAACCATGACATGCAAAGAGTAGAGACAAAAAGTGCAAGACACAAACACGGTTACATGTTAATAaacatgaacaaaacaaaaaatacaaatacatttctcTAATTTCTGATGTCTTTGAAGGAAATGCTGCAATTACAGTACAAGTTCATTCATAATTGTAAATTGTCTACTTTCAACAAAAATTTATTGCATATCACCTTCCCGAATTCAGCTGTacaccctccatccatccatccatcctctcgggtcgtgggggttgctggagcctatcccagctggctataggCAGTAGGCGGCAGGGCCGGCCtaggctacaggcgagctaggcggtcgcctagggcgccatcttgtggagggggctccaaattgcagaaaggaaaaaaaataaaatgtaaaaaacccaaacacaataaccccccccccccacacacacacacacaccaccccCTCGtgttttctaacataaaatatgttatatagcaaatatattttattaagttcctttttttttttttattacttctatttcaaataaatgactgtgagttcacgacctgctgtcctggcgccctgaatcagacccgctgctgccgcttacaatgaaaggtagggggaggggtcgtatatcatctcagagtgtagtggcagcactttagaaagttagatagatggttggcacacttgtgttgtttatacattgacatcgacaacaatgaaaaggtccaagccttcaagggtccctcaagggtcagttcttggacccctgttgttcagtctgtatatgttacctttgggtcaaatgcttcagaacaccgatgttgactatcatagttatgcagatgacacacaatcagtgttgccggtaacgcgttactagcgttactcaaaaaagttgctttctaaagtaactaatagtctaacgcgttactttattctacaaagtagtctgattaaagttactgtccagagaatcaatgcgttactccacattttcatgaagaaggcaaactatctcactgttgtaaccgtcacaaacaactactactaactacgaagatgaggcagaagtcattgatcaccacactgaattcagccatggtctggtcatgaatggtttgcacattcaaaacaaaagtgatgatacttttactactagttttattaaccaacaggcacacaacacaacaaaaaaagtgtgcattatggaccataaaagtggtaaaaaaaaatttttatttccatcctcaactggtccgtgaagcattatgggatgaggtcgtctccgccctctcgccagggggagtgacgtcagacaagttacgttttcagtaggggtggaacaaaaaaacgattcaaccgaaccatcgttcgtcaaggggagctaaacgaccgtatcggttgcgagtgaggctttatggttttcataacaatagcaagagttctgcgccgtgctctacttgttttgtttacatttcagtagcatcaccattcaagctacttccgtgtttccgtgctcgcgacacggcgcgcgcgcgcgcaacgagtgacaacatacaaatggagacagttagcagaagccggtgccgtacatctcggtatttcccatggctatcgagtcctctcggtgcacttgtatgtcccgggccggcgttggtactgcgcgcgagccaaaaagaataactcccgtgacgatccaatgcatggattcaaacgacacaggtatgtcccacagccaacacaccagctaagctaaaagcacactgcaagtatctcatttctcagtttgtggctccctgtcaatgtctacaactagcatgagcagcagataggagaactgagacgtgcccgcgattacgacagcccaaaaaacaaaatataaacagtagtgattctgtggtcatcatcgtgtctcagattaaaaaaacaaaaaaagatgtcatacattaaccaaaaatgaaagtgatgacaaaagaaaaaaaaattgttaaatacaaaaattgttgattaaaaagggaaatgaacttttggaaatatttttgcatatattaagtggttaaaatgtgtttgatagatttattgttccataaggtggcttcatatttcttttggctggacggtaggtttatttcatgtcttaaatttatgtttctgaaatacttcacaatgtgcaaatattctgtttaattgtgttggtgtctgtctaaaggttaaatatttatatttaacattaaattatcaaccttttgttttcctgatccttattttgaagagaaaaaacaaacaaaccaaaaaacaattataactgtcaataactactaataaatatttaaactgatacatgtgtacacactggaatagcggaacaaacaaatcatagaggaatttaggggattttcattttcaacctggatagatttttattttttgttttataaaaagtatttacgttacaagaagtcaagagagactgcctattttgtttttcataaaaaaaaaccctttattttcatgttaaaaatgcactttcaataaagtatttggaactccgtttctactgcattatttttatgttgagatggtgttatcggcagctgctgaaagtaactaaaaaagtaacttttaatctaacttagttacttttaaaatcaagtaatcagtaacgcaatttagttacttttaaaaccaagtaatcagtaaagtaactaagttactttttcaaggtaactgtggcaacactgcacacaactgtatttatctatgtccccaaatgacagcagttctattaacgcattgtgtcattctctagagcaagttaacaactggatgaaccaaaatttccttcagctgaacgaaaacaaaacggagctcattgttttcggcaataaagaaaagaggattgctgttaaaaaacagcttgagtcactgtctttagaaactaaagaccaagttcgaaatcttggggtactaatagactcagatctgacattcagcaatcatattaaattcatcactaaaacagccttttaccagctgaaaaacatatccagactgaaggactgcatgcttcaagcagaccaagagaagcttatccatgcttttatctccagcagactagattattgtaacggtcttctgactggactctctcaaaagaacatgagacaattgcagctcattcagaacgctgcacctcgagttctgaccaaaacaaaaagatcagaacatattactccagtacttaaggatttacactggctccctgtcagctgtagaatcgattttaaagttctgctactcgtctataaatcactaaatggtttgggtcctgaatatatccaagaaatgctgattgagtacaaacccagcagggctctgagatccacagacttgggccaactagtggaacccagagttcgaagcaaacatggtgaagctgcatttagctattatgctgcacacagatggaataggctgccaacagaagtgaagtcagccccgagtgtaaatgctttcaaatccaggttaaaaactttgcttttttcttatacctttgattagggacttttaaacagctttaattaagtgtttttttgggggggggggggtttagtaaattttgtaacctatttttatttatttatttttttcctctgaatgttaactactgtttcttgatgcttatgtgttgtctttcctcgtgtaaagcacattgagttgccttgtgtatgaaatgtgctatacaaataaacttgccttgccttgccttcagGTGCTGCactaagaaagcggcgaaaggaggaggaggaaaaacgggcccagggtagaggtatgtatgtcggtcaatcatcattgtttagaaaataaacacgaaaatagcgttagcttcttagcttgcttgtaacttgtttactgcaccattacatccatgctagtagctactttgcacacaagagtggggcaacgcttgctgagtttaaactaaaacagccagtaagtccagatacctgcaaatggatttgcataagtcattgtttcacataaccacattaatttattaatttattgaaaataagaattatgtgctggtttaatgtaaaaatctatatagtaaatgcatttttttttttttaactagatgcgctgagaaaatatttgcagccacaacaagcacctgcagaagctgtggtaaacaatcctttagtgtcatcttcaccaaaggctactgaatgtaagtgcatggatggtgcatttaatacaaacagccataatttcttacattgtattctatcataatgcaaatggatttgttttccctgctttaacaccaaaataatttgaagtgatgtattttgtttaatgtacagctgaagcaacagccagtcaagcaccaatcagcagtactttgagtgacacaaagctcgatcttctagatccaggtgactatttcagttatatcagctattgctgcatcatgtacagtgctcagcatatatgagtataccacctttgaaaaatgtaaagattttgttcaatatctccccgcgacccttgtgaggaataagcggtcaagaaaatggatggatggatggatggatgttcaatatctcaataaacataacaatttccaaaatattgacaaaatgttttctgtagaatacgcacttgactcacaacatgaaagtaaggttgtaataggatgcatagattacaaaatcttcaatttaatcaaattaactaatgcaaaaaaataaaaaaaataaaaatgcaacccacaacaaaaaagactacatctagtattttctatgatctccatgactgttatgggtagcaacatgtctgctaggcctggaattaacaagcctttttctctgagtctacttatttgtgcaatatgtactctaataaataaaaaaaaacaaaaaaaacactcttagcagagatgcagtcatttcctacctggccaaaatccaatatgtcaaccATGGAACTTTTAacttttctagaggagaaaaaacttcgagaaatctatcccaacatgtgggtagcactcagagtggccgctaccataccagtgactgtagcatcagctgagagatgcttttccaagcttaaactaataaaaaactatttaaggtctaccatgtcacaagaacggctaactagactggcacttatcagcatcaatcaagaagtatccaggcagctatcctttgacgcaccaattgatgcctttgctgcaaggaggtcccggcgtgcactattttaagtatttgccgttatgttcctaagttatttagtgaagtttttttgcacactattcacattatctgtgaattaccttattgccaaagttttacgatatatcgacgtttgtatattgatacatttactattttttgtatctcctaattattaatgtacatagtgaaaacatttagaggttttaaatactgtcattttgcaaaaattgcaataaaaggttgcattgcattgtacttctgttatttttcttatttttatttgtttgtggaatttggtatttattgcgtggtgtgctattaaatataatatatctataatttttttgtgtgtgtttttttttatgggacgGGGGGGGgttaccatgtacattttcgcctagggtaccaaatcatgtagggtaggcggggtacaccctgaactggttgccagccacacAGAGAGAAACAactatccacacacacaagcacacctaaggacaattcggaaagtccaattaacctgccatgcatgtttttgtaacgtaggaggagaccggaagtacccagagaagatctacgcaggcacggggagaacatgcaaactccacccaggaaggccgaagcctggactcaaacctgagtcctcagtactgggaggcgaacgtgctaaccactgcAAAATTTTGTTGCGTGTGTGGCACGAGAAGATTGTGTATCTGAGTACCGGtatgttcaaacttttttttttttttttttcttttttaatgcatgGGCTTTCAATTTATGTTGTTCATGTTCTCACGTCATTTGAGTCCCAAACAGGTTTGTATCGACAATTGGACCACATTtgcgcaagtttttttttttccccttccccaAATATATGATGGCTGTGTTGTGATGTTGGGGTTTTACAGCACTAACTCGAATGGCCAGAGCCGTGTTACTAAACTAAACCAGTTCAGAGCCCACTAGCAATCACCGTGACGCCGAGCTGTAGATTATTGACTCAAATTACAATACCACTGAAACAAACCGAATCAAATCATCACATTCTGAAATGTACCGTCCTTGAATAGTATTGCACCCCATGCATTTTTATTGAGCTAtaaatcaaatctttttttggAGAGATGCACTCTGCATAAATACATATGAAAAAAAACCACGTAAATGCGACAAG from Festucalex cinctus isolate MCC-2025b chromosome 3, RoL_Fcin_1.0, whole genome shotgun sequence harbors:
- the vps9d1 gene encoding VPS9 domain-containing protein 1 gives rise to the protein MQTKRDMAIADQKPLQNAMKMAKVAIHLDGGNRHKDAYCEYLRTINYISHALLEEAASQTSDEKQIVTTEMERMLTLAEQCLERAKSFLRKAVDSSGLACASYVSSSQSDSHQTTDLPVTTTEPSSSQHQDDDNEPSPFMPPDLFQRLQRVELQDTKEKELTPIEEASRLNQKLKANYEARLARLTPGQAYQKTSLTLSLQRQMMENIVIAKARQQAVERKMEERRIRLEEEANRRFAASGAMTPEEQEQRILYTNVLEYEHDHDWPKQWKANMKKNPDDITLVSDFISYLLSRSDHPVAKLLKKHQYRIYNRLYPIVSKGLPTSHVLPLKKSSSAHNLPHPEAERKPVWTAGHNILNQSFTSDSSLLPSPSHDTELNSDDSGGMELHPHLTVDRENSLEDLEHFLTKADWAPLPSSTEDSCRNLELSSGSPTQQGPDEEYLPELKMSTLKQHLKAIVKDIHRAIDQLLSLGLLSCECLNTANHKDLLLRRIEEAFFVPLWSALVALFRKVYKERELVLQIRMKHYQDVPPGDFGVPSKLFPLDSHTQKASYPYECAVQELKLLTKCCCPHRKLECIVRTLRLICACAEDYRCLHELDSEPKAAAIGADDLLPILSFVVLRCQCPQMVSECAALEEFIHEGFLIGEEGYCLTSMQSALAFVESIHIDGFSPPPEKLL
- the LOC144016600 gene encoding uncharacterized protein LOC144016600; protein product: MAIESSRCTCMSRAGVGTAREPKRITPVTIQCMDSNDTGAALRKRRKEEEEKRAQGRDALRKYLQPQQAPAEAVVNNPLVSSSPKATESEATASQAPISSTLSDTKLDLLDPGGDRKYPEKIYAGTGRTCKLHPGRPKPGLKPESSVLGGERANHCKILLRVWHEKIVYLSTALTRMARAVLLN